Proteins from a genomic interval of Indicator indicator isolate 239-I01 chromosome 19, UM_Iind_1.1, whole genome shotgun sequence:
- the CBLN1 gene encoding cerebellin-1, giving the protein MRGSGLALGLGLLLGAAWLACGQNETEPIVLEGKCLVVCDSNPTSDPTGTALGISVRSGSAKVAFSAIRSTNHEPSEMSNRTMIIYFDQVLVNIGSNFDSERSTFIAPRKGIYSFNFHVVKVYNRQTIQVSLMLNGWPVISAFAGDQDVTREAASNGVLIQMEKGDRAYLKLERGNLMGGWKYSTFSGFLVFPL; this is encoded by the exons ATGCGGGGCTCGGGGCTGGCGCTGGGGCTTGGGCTTCTGCTGGGTGCGGCGTGGCTGGCGTGCGGGCAAAACGAGACGGAGCCCATCGTGCTGGAGGGGAAGTGCCTCGTGGTGTGCGACTCCAACCCCACCTCCGACCCCACTGGTACAGCGCTCGGCATCTCTGTGCGCTCCGGCAGCGCCAAGGTCGCCTTCTCCGCTATACGCAGCACCAACCATGAGCCCTCCGAGATGAGCAACCGCACCATGATCATCTACTTCGACCAG GTACTAGTGAATATCGGCAGCAACTTCGACTCGGAGCGGAGCACTTTTATCGCGCCTAGGAAAGGGATTTACAGTTTCAATTTTCACGTGGTGAAAGTGTACAACAGGCAAACCATCCAG GTCAGTTTGATGCTAAATGGGTGGCCAGTGATTTCTGCCTTTGCAGGAGACCAAGATGTGACCCGAGAAGCTGCTAGCAATGGAGTCCTGATTCAGATGGAGAAAGGAGACAGAGCTTATCTAAAACTGGAGAGAGGAAACTTGATGGGAGGCTGGAAGTATTCAACATTCTCTGGATTTCTAGTGTTCCCACTTTAA